The DNA region TTCATAAACTCAGCGATAACCGGTGCTGATGGTGGATTGGTAGTGGTGACGGCTGATGATCCTGGGATGCATAGCTCCCAGAACGAGCAGGACAACCGCTTCTACGCCCAGTTTGCCAAGATCTTTTGTTTCGAGCCAAGCAACCAACAGGAAGCCTATGAGATGACCCGGGAGGCGTTCGATGTCTCGGAGAAGTTCAGGCTTCCGGTGATGGTGAGGCTGGTTACCCGGCTCGCCCATAGCCGAGCCAACATCAAGGCAGGAAAGGGAAGGAAAGAGAATGAGTTGAAGCCGACTGATGACCTAACTCGATGGACGGTTCTTCCGGCGAATGCCCGAGTGAGGTTCAAGGAGTTGGTCGAGGAACAGAAGGAGCTCGTTCGATATTCTGAAGAGTCCCCCTGGAATGAGCTTCATCTTTCGCCTGGGGCAGAGGTTGGGGTTATCGCCTCCGGCATTGCTTTTAACTATCTTATTGAGGCGCTTTCCTTTATTTCTCTTAAGGTTTCATATTTAAAGGTAAACACCTACCCCCTGCCCCTTAACAAGATAAAACAGCTCATCTCCTCTGTCTCCGAACTGTTGGTGGTGGAGGAGGGATACCCCTTGATCGAAGGTTCCCTCCGGGGGCTTCTCGATTGCGCGGGCATCAAGATAAGGGGGAAAATGAGCGGTGACCTTCCGATAACCGGTGAGCTTACCCCGGATGCGGTATATCGTGCTTTGGGAGGAAAGGAACGGTCGTATCCCGTTAATCTATCCTTTGAACTTCCGGTAAGGCCTCCGATGCTCTGTCCCGGTTGTCCTCATGCCGATACCTTTACCGCTTTGAAGGACGCCCTGGCTGATTACCCGAATGCCCGTGTCTTCTCCGACATCGGTTGTTATACCTTGGGTTTTCTTCCTCCATATCGAGCGGTCCATTCCTGCGTGGAGATGGGAGCGAGCATTGGTATGGCGAAGGGAGCAGCTGAGGCAGGGCTTTATCCTTCGCTCGCTGCTATTGGCGATTCTACCTTTGCCCATTCGGGTATGACCGGGCTCATCGGTGCTGCCAAGAACAACACCGATATGACGGTGGTGATTATGGACAATGAACATACTGCGATGACCGGGGGACAGGATACGATGGCCACTGGTGATAGGTTGGTGGAGCTGGTTAAAGGATTAGGGGTTGATCCGGCACACATTCGGGTGATCGTTCCCCTTCCCAAGAACAGGGAGAGAAACGCCGATGTCTTCCGCGAAGAGATAGCCTACCACGGGCTCTCGGTTATCATCTCCCGGCGGGAGTGTGTGGTGGCAGCGAGGAAAAGAAAGGAAGGAGGGGAGAAGAAATGAAGAAAGACATAATCTTGGCGGGCGTTGGCGGACAGGGGATACTCTCGATAGCCTATGTCATCGACGAGGCTGCGGTGGAATCGGGGCTTAACATCAAACAGGCAGAGATCCACGGTATGGCTCAGCGGGGAGGAGCTGTTTATTCCCATCTCAGGATCTCATCCTCCCCCATCGCCAGCGACCTGATACCTAAGGGAAGCGCCGACCTCATCATCTCGATCGAGCCCATTGAGGGATTGCGTTATCTTTCCTATCTCGCTCCCGATGGCATACTGATAACCAACAGTAGCCCGGTGAGGAATATTCCCAACTATCCCGATATGGAGAAGGTGATGGGGGATATCCTCTCCCTTAAAAAACACATCATAATAGATGCAGAGTCGCTGGCGCGGAGAGCGGGCTCCTTTCGGGCGCAGAATATGGTGATGCTTGGGGCTTCTTCCGCTTACCTTTCTTTAGATAGGGAGTTACTTAAGAAGTATATCGGGGAGCTCTTCTCCCCGCGCGGGGAGAAGATAGTGGAGTTGAACCTCTCCGCTTTTGCCTTCGGTGAGCGGATAGGGCGGTTTTACACCTTGCTTCTGGAGGAAGGTGTTCCTCCACTTTCCGCATTTCTGCTTTCCTCAAAGATAGAAGCAGGGGAGGCGCTGACGGAGAGTGTGGACCTCTGGGGGAAGCTTCTTTCCTCCCGGGCAGAGGAGTTTGTCCCCATTCTCAAGGAGTTTTCCGGGGAGATATCTCCTCGGGCAGAGGTACCGAAGAAGCTCCTCGGGCTTTCATTGGAGAAGGTTGATAAAGAAGAGCTCTTCTCCATCTTAGCCGGTTGATTATCGGGCTTTCAATTTTGAAAAGTTTGGAGCTTGGTCGATTGTCCTTCTCGAGGAGAGCGATATGGGTGAGATCGATTTTGAAAGAATAGATTTCATTTTAGAAAAGGCAGAAAAAGAAGGAAGATCTTCCCTTTTCGAACACGAGGTCTACTCGGTACTCGAGGCAGCGGGAGTGAAAACGCCCGCTACTTTCTTCATCCCCAAGGATGGAAGAGGTGGGATTACTCTCCCCTCTTTTCTCTCCGGGAGAGCGGTTTTGAAGATCGTCTCTCCCACCATCGTCCACAAGACCGATGTTGCTGGAGTAGCTATCGTGGAGGGGGGAGAGGAGGAGATAGTGGAGCGGGCAAGAAAGATGATTGAGGAGGTTCCCCCTCGCTATGTCGCTTGGCTTAGAGAACACCCAGAGCTCACTCCCGCCCCTTATCGAGGTCTCTCCGATGAG from Acidobacteriota bacterium includes:
- a CDS encoding indolepyruvate oxidoreductase subunit beta; translated protein: MKKDIILAGVGGQGILSIAYVIDEAAVESGLNIKQAEIHGMAQRGGAVYSHLRISSSPIASDLIPKGSADLIISIEPIEGLRYLSYLAPDGILITNSSPVRNIPNYPDMEKVMGDILSLKKHIIIDAESLARRAGSFRAQNMVMLGASSAYLSLDRELLKKYIGELFSPRGEKIVELNLSAFAFGERIGRFYTLLLEEGVPPLSAFLLSSKIEAGEALTESVDLWGKLLSSRAEEFVPILKEFSGEISPRAEVPKKLLGLSLEKVDKEELFSILAG
- a CDS encoding indolepyruvate ferredoxin oxidoreductase, translating into MEKLVLLGDEAVALGAIHAGISGSFSYPGTPATQIQEFIQRVAKDDIRCHWSANEKAAYEEALGVSYVGRRALVSMKHVGLNVAADPFINSAITGADGGLVVVTADDPGMHSSQNEQDNRFYAQFAKIFCFEPSNQQEAYEMTREAFDVSEKFRLPVMVRLVTRLAHSRANIKAGKGRKENELKPTDDLTRWTVLPANARVRFKELVEEQKELVRYSEESPWNELHLSPGAEVGVIASGIAFNYLIEALSFISLKVSYLKVNTYPLPLNKIKQLISSVSELLVVEEGYPLIEGSLRGLLDCAGIKIRGKMSGDLPITGELTPDAVYRALGGKERSYPVNLSFELPVRPPMLCPGCPHADTFTALKDALADYPNARVFSDIGCYTLGFLPPYRAVHSCVEMGASIGMAKGAAEAGLYPSLAAIGDSTFAHSGMTGLIGAAKNNTDMTVVIMDNEHTAMTGGQDTMATGDRLVELVKGLGVDPAHIRVIVPLPKNRERNADVFREEIAYHGLSVIISRRECVVAARKRKEGGEKK